The proteins below come from a single Zea mays cultivar B73 chromosome 8, Zm-B73-REFERENCE-NAM-5.0, whole genome shotgun sequence genomic window:
- the LOC103635821 gene encoding CBL-interacting protein kinase 9, translating to MWSNCMRLWRAERRYTWFLNLLMEASYSIRSSILEGEDEARIYFHQLINAVDYCHSRGVYHRDLKQENLLLDSNGALKVLDFGLSAFAPQTNVRSLVSS from the exons ATGTGGTCCAATTGCATGAG GTTATGGCGAGCAGAACGAAGATATACATGGTTCTTGAATTTGTTGATGGAGGCGAGCTATTCGATAAGATC GTCAATTCTGGAAGGAGAGGATGAAGCTAGGATATATTTTCATCAACTTATAAATGCAGTTGATTATTGCCATAGCCGAGGAGTGTACCATAGAGACCTGAAG CAAGAGAATTTGCTTCTGGATTCAAATGGAGCTCTTAAAGTTTTAGACTTTGGCCTAAGTGCATTTGCACCACAAACAAATGTACGATCTCTAGTCAGTAGCTAG
- the LOC100191999 gene encoding UDP-glycosyltransferase 73E1, giving the protein MASAKQSKKMRILLIPFFATSHIGPYIDFAVRLAAARPGAVEPTVAVTPANVAVVRSALERHGPAASGTVRIVTYPFPRVDGLAPGVENLSTAGDDAWRIDAAAIDEALSRPAQEALLRERSPDAVVSDYHFFWTSSIAAELGLPCVVFSVIAPFSGLVMRILAGAVVSGSRDVTVPGLPGPEIRIPVSELPEFLRRPAKDQGTFSPCNAAQARCLGVAYNTFAGMEQEYREANVRAKSLKRCYFVGPVSLPLPAAAAGTSESPCIRWLDSRPSCSVVYVCFGTYAAISEDQLRELALGLEASGEPFLWVVRADGWTPPEGWEQRVGERGMLVRGWAPQTAVLAHPAVGAFLTHCGSSSLLEAAAAGVPMLTWPLVFDQFIEERLVTDVLGIGERVWSGARSTRYEERELVPAEAVARAVARFLEPGGPGEAARGRARDLAVKAHAAVAEGGSSSRDLHRLIDDLVEARAATSSCNADSE; this is encoded by the coding sequence ATGGCTTCAGCGAAGCAGAGCAAGAAGATGCGCATACTTCTGATCCCATTCTTCGCCACCAGCCACATCGGGCCCTACATCGACTTCGCCGTCCGTCTCGCGGCAGccaggccaggagccgtcgagcccacCGTCGCCGTGACCCCGGCCAATGTTGCGGTGGTCCGGTCGGCGCTCGAGCGCCACGGCCCCGCGGCGAGCGGCACGGTCAGGATCGTCACGTACCCGTTCCCGCGCGTGGATGGCCTCGCTCCGGGCGTGGAGAACCTCTCCACCGCCGGAGACGACGCGTGGCGCATCGACGCCGCCGCCATCGACGAGGCCCTCTCGCGGCCGGCGCAGGAGGCGCTCCTCAGGGAGCGGTCCCCCGACGCCGTCGTGTCGGACTACCACTTCTTCTGGACCAGCAGCATCGCCGCCGAGCTGGGCCTGCCGTGCGTCGTTTTCAGTGTCATCGCCCCCTTCTCGGGTCTCGTCATGCGCATCCTCGCCGGCGCCGTCGTCTCTGGGTCGCGTGACGTTACCGTTCCCGGGTTGCCAGGGCCGGAGATACGGATCCCCGTCAGCGAGCTGCCGGAGTTCCTGAGACGCCCGGCGAAGGACCAAGGCACGTTCAGCCCCTGCAACGCGGCGCAGGCCAGGTGTTTGGGCGTCGCCTACAACACGTTCGCAGGCATGGAGCAGGAGTACCGCGAGGCGAACGTGCGCGCCAAATCCTTGAAGCGCTGCTACTTCGTCGGCCCCGTCTCACTGCCGCTGCCGGCGGCAGCGGCAGGCACCAGCGAGTCTCCATGCATCAGGTGGCTCGACTCCAGGCCAAGCTGCTCGGTGGTGTACGTGTGCTTCGGCACCTACGCCGCCATCTCGGAGGACCAGCTCCGGGAGCTGGCGCTCGGCCTGGAGGCCTCAGGGGAGCCGTTCCTGTGGGTGGTGAGGGCCGACGGGTGGACGCCGCCGGAGGGCTGGGAGCAGCGCGTCGGGGAGAGGGGGATGCTGGTGAGAGGGTGGGCTCCGCAGACGGCGGTGCTGGCCCATCCAGCGGTGGGCGCGTTCCTGACGCACTGCGGGTCGAGCTCGTTGctggaggcggcggcggccggcgTGCCGATGCTGACGTGGCCGCTGGTGTTCGACCAGTTCATCGAGGAGAGGCTGGTGACGGACGTGCTCGGGATCGGGGAGCGGGTCTGGAGTGGGGCGCGGAGCACGAGGTACGAGGAGAGGGAGCTCGTGCCGGCGGAGGCGGTGGCTCGGGCGGTGGCGAGGTTCTTGGAGCCAGGCGGGCCGGGGGAGGCGGCGAGGGGCAGGGCGCGGGATCTCGCAGTGAAGGCCCACGCTGCCGTAGCGGAGGGCGGCTCGTCGTCCCGTGATCTGCATCGCCTCATCGACGACCTGGTCGAAGCCAGAGCGGCAACGAGCAGCTGCAACGCTGACAGCGAGTAA